In one window of Agromyces badenianii DNA:
- a CDS encoding NADP-dependent oxidoreductase: MSHDPSHDLVHAVRFAEYGGPEVLEIVELPMPEPGEGEVLVEVFATGLNPVESAIRRGDHPERWPVSFPSLQGRDLAGVVVAAGPGTSAFARGDEVMGYVDRGAHATHVVVPERQLLRKPPELTWEVAGSLYVAGTTAWTAVEGLALGPSDTIIVTAAAGGVGCLAAQFARMRGATVIGTSAEMRFDFLRQFGVLPVVYGPDLAERVRPVAPGPITAFLDFLGGQTDEAIALGVPRSRILTVLDWDAVEAQEAVKLYAGDVVALSRVAALAAARRIRLPIADVFSLDSVADAYRALDRREAPGKIVLGLRIVGYAGQRVQEPAFKEQDVTLGVPTPHEHLEVEEAVPPAIGDGSVRRRRRNRDIGTSARP; the protein is encoded by the coding sequence ATGTCTCACGACCCGTCTCACGACCTTGTTCATGCTGTTCGATTCGCCGAGTACGGCGGACCCGAGGTACTCGAGATCGTCGAGCTGCCGATGCCCGAACCGGGCGAGGGCGAGGTGCTCGTCGAGGTGTTCGCCACTGGGCTCAACCCCGTCGAGAGCGCGATCCGCCGCGGCGATCATCCCGAGCGGTGGCCGGTGAGCTTCCCCTCGCTGCAGGGCCGCGACCTGGCGGGCGTCGTCGTGGCGGCCGGCCCCGGTACCTCGGCGTTCGCGCGCGGCGACGAGGTCATGGGGTACGTCGACCGGGGCGCCCATGCCACCCACGTCGTGGTGCCCGAGCGGCAGCTGCTGCGCAAGCCGCCCGAGCTCACCTGGGAGGTGGCCGGTTCCCTCTATGTCGCGGGCACGACGGCGTGGACCGCGGTCGAAGGGCTCGCCCTCGGGCCGTCGGACACGATCATCGTCACCGCGGCAGCGGGCGGCGTCGGATGCCTCGCCGCCCAGTTCGCCCGGATGCGCGGGGCGACCGTGATCGGCACCAGCGCCGAGATGCGCTTCGACTTCCTCCGGCAGTTCGGCGTGCTGCCCGTGGTGTACGGTCCCGACCTCGCCGAACGGGTGCGGCCCGTCGCTCCCGGGCCGATCACGGCCTTCCTCGACTTCCTCGGCGGGCAGACCGACGAGGCGATCGCCCTCGGCGTTCCCCGATCGAGGATCCTCACGGTGCTCGACTGGGACGCCGTGGAGGCGCAGGAGGCGGTGAAGCTCTACGCCGGCGACGTCGTCGCCCTCAGCAGGGTGGCCGCCCTCGCCGCCGCTCGCCGCATCCGTCTCCCGATCGCCGACGTGTTCTCCCTCGACTCCGTCGCCGATGCGTATCGTGCCCTCGATCGCCGGGAGGCGCCGGGCAAGATCGTGCTCGGGCTGCGCATCGTCGGATATGCCGGCCAGCGCGTGCAGGAGCCGGCGTTCAAGGAGCAGGACGTGACGCTCGGCGTGCCCACGCCGCACGAGCACCTCGAGGTCGAGGAAGCGGTGCCGCCGGCCATCGGCGACGGGAGCGTACGTCGTCGCCGGCGTAACCGCGACATCGGCACATCCGCTCGCCCATAG